A single window of Synechococcus sp. C9 DNA harbors:
- a CDS encoding helicase-related protein produces MAKLEDLTRGATVRGILPNHNVTIIDAKWHGSDVVELTYKDANGQPHTEILFRDREPTLAIVTDGRPWGFDGDGALLRLVSEAHRIRLAHLFDPLLAVHTSLVEPLPHQITAVYGEMLTRQPLRFLLADDPGAGKTIMAGLFIRELLIRGDLQKCLIVCPGSLAVQWQDELLQKFHLPFEILTNDRLEAARSGNAFAEMPLVIVRLDKLSRDENLQLKLQQTDWDLIVVDEAHKMSASFFGGEIKETKRYKLGKLLSTLTRHFLLMTATPHNGKEEDFQLFLALLDGDRFEGRFRDGVHTCDPSDLMRRLVKEDLLKFDGKPLFPERCAHTVKYVLSDLEAMLYKQVTEYVREEFNRAEALANDGRKGTVGFALTILQRRLASSPEAIYQSLKRRRERLQKRLREEELLKRGERIEKKGETGAQQFLASQLSLLTPLIDPEDWDDDFEDAPSDEREQQEEEVVDQATAARTIAELQAEIHQLGELENLALRVRRSGKDRKWDELSKLLQNNAEMFDAGGQRRKLVIFTEHRDTLNYLVSQITTLLGRPEAVVTIHGGMGREERKKAEEAFKQDVTVQVLIATDAAGEGINLQRAHLMVNYDLPWNPNRLEQRFGRIHRIGQTEVCHLWNLVAEETREGDVYLALLKKLEIEQKALGGKVFDVLGKAIAGKELRELLIEAIRYGDRPEVRAKLDQVVKNRLDQNRLRALLEERALAGDSMDVTKVQQIRREMDRIEARKLQPHFISAFFLEAFQCLGGTIHQREPKRYEITHVPGIIRSRDRLIGRGQVILKRYERVCFEKNLISVAGKPLAEFICPGHPLLDATIDLTLERHRHLLRQGAVLVDDNDPGEAVRALVYLEHSIQDGRTERDGSRRVVSRRMQYVEVFDPHPPAPSPQGRGGENSEPSPSGRGQGEGVRIRNAGYAPYLDYRPLEESEKPLVASALNDLGLREDIESKAMSYAIAHLVAPHLQEVKEGKERLIEKTVRAVKDRLTKEINYWDQRAADLRLQEQAGKPNAKLNSAKAQQRADELAARLQKRLLELEQERQLSPLPPVVVGGALILPIGLLQRLQGKRTSTPNTFARETQRVEQAAMLAVMAIERSLGHEPKDVSHEKCGYDIESFVPSTGKLRFIEVKGRVAGAETVTVTKNEILTALNKPDNFILALVQVPVDRDFVEGDAYRVRESDGDYQLDCAVRYVHQPFQPPDFRSCSVNYSWKELWQDGYDPRRTNV; encoded by the coding sequence ATGGCGAAGCTCGAAGACCTCACCCGTGGTGCTACTGTCAGAGGCATTTTGCCAAATCATAACGTGACCATCATTGATGCGAAGTGGCATGGGAGTGACGTGGTTGAACTGACCTATAAGGATGCGAACGGGCAACCTCACACGGAGATTCTGTTTCGTGACCGGGAGCCGACCTTGGCAATCGTTACGGACGGACGACCTTGGGGTTTTGACGGGGATGGTGCGCTGTTGCGGTTGGTTTCTGAAGCCCATCGCATTCGTTTGGCTCACTTATTTGATCCACTGCTGGCGGTGCATACCTCGTTGGTGGAACCTCTGCCTCACCAGATCACGGCGGTTTATGGCGAAATGCTGACCCGGCAACCCCTGCGGTTTCTCCTAGCAGACGATCCAGGAGCCGGAAAAACCATCATGGCGGGGCTATTTATTCGTGAACTATTGATTCGGGGTGATTTACAAAAGTGTTTGATTGTTTGTCCTGGCAGTTTGGCGGTGCAGTGGCAAGATGAATTGTTGCAAAAATTTCATCTGCCTTTTGAGATTTTGACCAATGACCGGCTCGAAGCGGCTCGCTCTGGGAACGCCTTTGCGGAAATGCCCCTAGTGATTGTGCGGTTGGACAAACTCAGTCGTGACGAGAACTTGCAGTTAAAGTTACAACAGACAGACTGGGACTTGATTGTGGTGGATGAGGCGCACAAGATGTCTGCCTCGTTTTTTGGGGGTGAAATTAAGGAAACCAAACGTTATAAGCTCGGTAAATTGTTATCAACCCTGACTCGCCATTTCCTATTGATGACGGCAACGCCTCATAACGGCAAGGAGGAAGATTTTCAGCTGTTCTTAGCACTGTTGGATGGGGATCGCTTTGAGGGGCGATTTCGAGACGGGGTACATACTTGCGACCCATCGGACCTGATGCGTCGTTTGGTCAAGGAGGACCTGCTGAAATTCGATGGCAAACCGCTCTTTCCTGAACGTTGTGCCCATACCGTCAAGTATGTTTTGTCTGACCTGGAGGCAATGCTTTACAAACAAGTTACAGAATATGTCAGGGAGGAATTTAACCGGGCTGAAGCCTTAGCCAATGATGGACGAAAAGGGACAGTTGGTTTTGCTTTAACGATTTTGCAACGTCGGCTTGCTTCTTCTCCAGAAGCGATTTATCAGTCTCTTAAACGACGGCGGGAGCGGTTGCAGAAACGCCTACGGGAAGAAGAACTACTTAAGAGAGGAGAGCGGATTGAGAAGAAAGGCGAGACAGGAGCGCAACAATTTCTCGCTTCTCAACTCTCGTTACTCACTCCTCTAATTGACCCGGAGGATTGGGATGATGATTTTGAGGATGCCCCTAGTGATGAACGAGAACAACAAGAGGAAGAAGTAGTTGACCAAGCCACGGCGGCTCGTACTATCGCTGAACTGCAAGCGGAAATTCACCAGCTCGGTGAACTGGAAAATTTAGCCCTACGGGTGCGACGCAGTGGCAAGGACCGCAAGTGGGATGAGCTATCCAAGCTGTTACAGAATAATGCAGAGATGTTTGATGCAGGGGGACAGCGCCGAAAATTAGTTATCTTTACCGAACATCGCGATACCCTAAATTATTTGGTCAGTCAAATTACCACCCTGTTGGGGCGACCGGAGGCGGTGGTGACGATTCATGGGGGTATGGGACGGGAAGAGCGTAAGAAAGCAGAGGAAGCCTTTAAGCAAGATGTGACGGTGCAAGTGTTAATCGCTACGGATGCGGCGGGGGAAGGGATTAACCTGCAACGAGCGCATTTGATGGTCAATTATGACTTGCCCTGGAACCCCAATCGGTTGGAGCAACGCTTTGGCAGGATTCACCGGATTGGACAGACGGAGGTGTGCCATCTTTGGAACTTGGTAGCAGAAGAAACGAGGGAAGGAGATGTGTATCTCGCACTGCTTAAGAAGCTAGAAATTGAGCAAAAAGCTCTCGGCGGCAAGGTGTTTGATGTGTTGGGGAAAGCAATCGCCGGGAAGGAACTACGGGAACTGTTGATTGAGGCAATTCGTTATGGCGATCGTCCTGAAGTCAGAGCAAAGTTGGATCAGGTGGTGAAGAACCGCTTGGATCAAAACCGTCTGCGAGCATTGCTAGAAGAACGAGCCTTAGCAGGGGATTCGATGGATGTGACTAAGGTACAACAAATTCGCCGGGAAATGGACAGAATAGAAGCCCGCAAACTCCAGCCCCATTTCATCTCAGCCTTTTTCTTGGAAGCGTTCCAGTGCTTGGGCGGTACAATTCACCAGCGGGAACCGAAACGCTATGAAATTACCCATGTTCCGGGGATAATTCGTAGTCGGGATCGTTTGATTGGTAGGGGGCAGGTGATTTTGAAACGGTATGAGCGGGTTTGTTTTGAGAAAAACTTGATTAGTGTGGCGGGAAAGCCCTTGGCTGAGTTTATTTGTCCTGGTCATCCGCTCCTGGATGCCACCATTGACCTGACTTTGGAGCGTCACCGCCATCTGCTTCGTCAAGGGGCTGTTCTCGTTGATGACAATGACCCCGGTGAGGCAGTTCGGGCATTGGTGTACTTGGAGCATTCGATTCAGGATGGACGGACAGAACGGGATGGCAGTAGAAGGGTTGTATCACGGCGAATGCAATATGTGGAGGTTTTTGACCCTCACCCCCCAGCCCCCTCTCCCCAAGGGCGAGGGGGAGAGAACTCAGAACCTTCTCCCTCTGGGAGAGGGCAGGGTGAGGGGGTAAGAATCAGAAATGCTGGTTATGCCCCCTACCTGGACTATCGCCCGTTAGAGGAGAGCGAAAAGCCCTTGGTCGCATCGGCTCTCAATGATTTGGGTTTGCGTGAGGATATTGAAAGTAAAGCAATGAGTTATGCCATTGCCCATCTGGTTGCTCCCCATCTGCAAGAAGTAAAGGAAGGGAAAGAAAGATTGATTGAAAAAACAGTGCGGGCAGTTAAAGACCGACTGACGAAAGAGATTAACTATTGGGATCAACGGGCGGCGGATTTACGTTTACAGGAACAGGCAGGCAAACCCAATGCCAAACTGAACTCTGCCAAAGCCCAACAACGGGCGGATGAATTGGCGGCACGCTTGCAAAAGCGATTGCTGGAGTTAGAACAGGAACGCCAACTTTCCCCTTTACCGCCTGTAGTAGTGGGTGGGGCGTTGATCCTGCCCATCGGCTTATTGCAAAGACTCCAGGGCAAGCGGACATCTACCCCTAACACCTTTGCGAGAGAAACCCAGCGGGTGGAACAAGCGGCAATGTTAGCAGTCATGGCAATAGAGCGATCGCTGGGACATGAACCAAAAGATGTGAGTCATGAAAAGTGCGGCTATGATATTGAATCATTTGTGCCCAGTACAGGGAAATTGCGATTTATAGAAGTCAAAGGCAGGGTAGCAGGGGCGGAAACGGTTACAGTTACGAAAAATGAAATTTTAACCGCCCTGAATAAACCCGATAATTTTATTTTGGCATTGGTGCAGGTTCCCGTTGATCGTGATTTTGTCGAGGGGGACGCATATCGAGTGCGAGAATCTGATGGAGATTATCAATTAGATTGTGCAGTGCGCTATGTGCATCAGCCATTTCAGCCCCCCGATTTCCGGTCATGCAGTGTAAATTACTCATGGAAAGAACTGTGGCAAGATGGATATGACCCAAGGAGGACAAATGTATGA
- a CDS encoding Ig-like domain-containing protein: MRQRRLGQPLDRAAWLVLAILGILIALLLGGGDHSRPRVQQFSWQERVVGAQDQAFLLTFNRPMDTRTVEQHLRITPGLPGKVSWAGRRLAYTLLEPIPYGREYQVELTEAKDKYGRGERIEPFQGRFATRDQGFIYVGTQGEETGRLVLHNFTQGTHQVLTPADLIVLDAQPLPQADRVVFSAQRRDDPLAGTELYTVTTGLQYATPNGTPPRQAAGRVETLLASEGFQNLKFDLAPSGDKLVVARASLHNSAQSGLWQVELGGRRQALHLALGGDFRVTPDGQNLVMAQGEGLALLPLQPEAKPLDFLPKFGQLLEFDRLGTRALMVKFNSDFTRSLFLVGGAGEQELLRLRGSLLSASFDPRRPWVYVIATEAGEANNYQELPYLAAIALPTKQVLPLVQFDDPAVPHMALAPDGRNLLLEVNGHLWRFPLGANPIAQLPEDLGLWGRQPRWLP, from the coding sequence GTGCGTCAACGGCGGCTAGGACAGCCTTTAGACCGGGCGGCGTGGTTGGTGTTGGCAATCTTGGGTATCCTCATCGCCCTGTTGTTGGGTGGGGGGGATCATTCCCGTCCCCGGGTGCAACAGTTTTCCTGGCAGGAACGGGTGGTGGGGGCGCAGGATCAGGCGTTTTTGTTGACGTTTAACCGCCCGATGGATACCCGCACGGTGGAACAGCATTTACGCATTACGCCGGGTCTGCCGGGGAAGGTGAGTTGGGCGGGTCGCCGCTTGGCTTATACCCTGTTGGAGCCGATTCCCTATGGGCGAGAGTACCAGGTTGAACTGACGGAAGCAAAGGATAAGTACGGGCGGGGGGAGCGGATCGAGCCGTTTCAGGGGCGGTTTGCCACCCGGGACCAGGGGTTTATTTATGTGGGCACTCAGGGGGAGGAAACGGGCAGACTGGTACTGCACAATTTCACCCAGGGGACGCATCAGGTGTTGACCCCGGCGGATTTGATCGTTTTGGATGCCCAGCCCTTGCCCCAGGCGGATCGGGTGGTGTTTAGTGCCCAACGGCGGGATGACCCTCTGGCGGGTACGGAATTGTACACGGTGACGACGGGGTTGCAGTACGCTACGCCCAATGGCACGCCTCCCCGACAGGCGGCAGGACGGGTGGAAACTCTGTTGGCGAGTGAGGGGTTTCAGAATTTGAAATTTGACCTGGCTCCCAGCGGGGATAAGTTGGTGGTGGCACGGGCGAGTTTGCACAATTCGGCGCAGTCAGGGCTGTGGCAGGTGGAGTTGGGGGGCAGACGGCAGGCGTTGCATCTGGCGTTGGGTGGGGATTTTCGAGTGACCCCGGATGGGCAAAACCTGGTGATGGCCCAGGGGGAGGGGTTGGCGCTATTGCCCCTGCAACCGGAGGCGAAACCCTTGGATTTTTTGCCGAAGTTTGGGCAGTTGTTGGAGTTTGACCGGCTGGGCACCCGGGCGTTGATGGTGAAATTCAACAGCGATTTTACCCGTTCCCTGTTTTTGGTGGGGGGGGCGGGGGAGCAGGAATTATTGCGCCTGCGGGGTTCTTTGCTGAGTGCCAGTTTTGACCCCCGACGACCGTGGGTGTATGTGATTGCTACCGAGGCGGGGGAGGCGAATAATTACCAGGAACTGCCCTATTTGGCGGCGATTGCCTTGCCCACCAAGCAGGTTCTGCCCCTGGTGCAGTTTGACGACCCGGCTGTCCCCCACATGGCGCTGGCTCCCGATGGGCGGAATTTATTGTTGGAGGTGAATGGGCATCTGTGGCGGTTCCCCTTGGGGGCGAATCCGATTGCCCAACTGCCGGAGGACTTGGGGTTGTGGGGGCGGCAACCCCGCTGGTTACCCTGA
- a CDS encoding endonuclease/exonuclease/phosphatase family protein: protein MGRWWLGIGGIIWLLVACAPVDSSSRLVVAGFNVESGSADARVIAQKHIQPHRNQVDIWGFAEVESNDWMEKFRQAMQSGWGSDYRWLLGRSGGKDRLGVVYNARRLTYLRHEELDQINLRGRLRSPLVVEFRFEPTGQRFLFMVNHLRRGDAQTAQERHRQAQLLNEWARTQDLPIIAVGDYNLDWDIDSRGGKRDRGFDLLTQDDVFRWVQPEVLVDTQCSPEFNSVLDFVFVAGEAKNWSAASDILYPEPEYCSPANHPTYSDHRPVRAVFELVVGQP, encoded by the coding sequence ATGGGGCGTTGGTGGCTGGGCATCGGCGGGATTATATGGTTATTAGTCGCCTGTGCGCCGGTGGATTCCTCGTCCCGGTTGGTGGTGGCGGGCTTCAATGTGGAATCCGGGAGTGCTGATGCCAGGGTGATTGCCCAAAAACACATCCAGCCCCACCGCAACCAGGTGGATATTTGGGGGTTTGCCGAGGTGGAGAGCAACGATTGGATGGAGAAATTTCGGCAGGCGATGCAGTCCGGGTGGGGGTCGGATTACCGCTGGTTGCTGGGGCGTTCCGGGGGCAAAGACCGCTTGGGGGTGGTCTATAATGCCCGGCGGTTGACCTATCTGCGCCATGAGGAATTGGATCAGATCAACCTACGGGGGAGGCTCCGTTCCCCCTTGGTGGTGGAGTTTCGGTTTGAACCCACAGGACAACGGTTTTTGTTTATGGTCAATCACCTGCGCCGGGGGGATGCGCAAACTGCCCAAGAGCGGCATCGGCAGGCGCAACTGCTGAATGAATGGGCACGCACCCAGGATTTACCGATCATTGCGGTGGGGGATTACAACCTGGACTGGGATATTGACAGTCGGGGCGGCAAACGGGACCGGGGGTTTGATTTATTGACCCAGGATGATGTGTTTCGCTGGGTGCAACCGGAGGTTTTGGTGGACACCCAATGCAGTCCAGAATTTAATTCGGTTTTGGATTTTGTGTTTGTGGCGGGTGAAGCGAAAAACTGGTCTGCCGCCAGTGACATTCTCTATCCAGAACCGGAATACTGTAGCCCAGCCAACCACCCGACCTATAGCGACCACCGACCGGTGCGGGCGGTGTTTGAACTGGTGGTGGGACAACCCTGA
- a CDS encoding trypsin-like peptidase domain-containing protein: MKASTFLLPLLGLTLATATPVISVSPSWAQTRFQGDEQVSIQVYQKASPAVVTIRAGNGNGSGSIISPDGLVLTGEHVVSGFRTVQVITQTGVRYNARVIATDRQRDLALLRLENVQGRLPTLPLASREGIQVGQRVFAIGSPFGLSGTYTTGILSRIAPNGDLQTDAAINPGNSGGPLLNSRGELIGVNRAILSPGSVGGNIGIGFATSILNAQAFIAQNRNNPGPAVASRPEARPNLPNAQGVRLGVALDPETLTVRDVEPNSPAEAIGLRPGDRLLAVNGWPLENPEELRAFLDRRPRAMVLTVARRGRVANVLVRF, from the coding sequence ATGAAAGCTTCCACATTTCTGTTGCCTCTGCTGGGTTTGACGTTGGCTACCGCCACCCCGGTAATCTCAGTTTCCCCCAGTTGGGCGCAAACCCGCTTCCAGGGGGATGAGCAGGTCAGCATCCAGGTGTATCAAAAGGCCAGCCCTGCCGTTGTCACCATTCGGGCGGGGAATGGCAACGGTTCGGGGAGCATCATCAGCCCCGATGGGTTGGTACTGACCGGGGAACACGTCGTCAGCGGCTTTCGCACGGTACAAGTGATCACGCAGACCGGTGTCCGCTACAATGCCCGGGTGATTGCCACCGACCGGCAGAGGGATTTAGCCCTCCTGCGTCTGGAGAATGTCCAAGGCCGTTTACCCACCCTGCCCTTGGCGAGTCGGGAGGGGATTCAGGTGGGGCAGAGAGTATTTGCCATCGGCAGTCCCTTTGGTCTGTCCGGCACCTACACCACCGGCATTCTCAGCCGGATCGCTCCCAATGGGGATTTGCAAACGGATGCGGCGATTAATCCGGGCAACTCCGGCGGTCCCCTGCTCAATTCCCGGGGGGAGTTGATTGGGGTCAATCGGGCGATTTTGAGTCCCGGCAGTGTGGGTGGCAATATCGGCATTGGGTTTGCCACCAGCATCCTGAATGCCCAGGCATTTATCGCCCAAAACCGCAATAATCCCGGCCCGGCGGTGGCCAGCCGACCGGAAGCCCGCCCCAATCTCCCCAATGCCCAGGGGGTGCGCTTGGGGGTGGCTCTGGACCCGGAAACCCTGACCGTGCGGGATGTGGAACCCAACTCTCCGGCAGAGGCGATTGGTCTGCGCCCGGGGGACCGTTTGCTGGCGGTGAATGGCTGGCCCCTGGAGAACCCGGAAGAATTGCGGGCGTTTCTTGATCGCCGACCCAGGGCGATGGTGCTGACCGTGGCCCGGCGGGGACGGGTGGCAAACGTACTGGTGCGGTTTTAG
- the asnS gene encoding asparagine--tRNA ligase — MQATPIRELLHQTAPDTPVLAQGWVRTRRELKELCFLELNDGSCLANLQILVPRESPAYDLAAGLHTGAAIGVTGLLVASPAQGQRVELQAQAITLYGDADPDSYPLQKKRHSFEFLRTIAHLRPRTNTFGAVLRIRNHCAVAIHRFFQERGFVWAHTPILTASDCEGAGELFTVTQFDLRHPNRIPQNPQGEGDFSQDFFGRPAYLTVSGQLEAEILATALTKVYTFGPTFRAENSNTSRHLAEFWMIEPEMAFCDLQGDMDLAEAFLQYVFRYVLEQGISDLEFFQQRIDSTVLDTAQNIIQQPFARLSYTEAIEQLQKSGKSFEYPVKWGMDLQSEHERYLAEELYKKPVIVYNYPMEIKAFYMRLNEDEKTVAAMDVLVPRVGELIGGSQREERYDVLLKRLENQGLDPQTYWWYLDLRRYGTVPHAGFGLGFERLIQFMTGMGNIRDVIPFPRTPDGIDF, encoded by the coding sequence ATGCAGGCGACCCCGATCCGGGAACTACTCCACCAGACCGCCCCGGATACCCCGGTGTTGGCTCAGGGCTGGGTGCGTACCCGCCGGGAGTTGAAGGAGCTATGTTTCCTGGAACTCAACGATGGCAGTTGTCTGGCCAATTTACAGATTCTCGTCCCCAGGGAATCGCCCGCCTATGACCTGGCCGCTGGCTTGCACACGGGGGCGGCCATTGGGGTGACAGGGCTGTTGGTCGCTTCTCCCGCCCAAGGGCAACGGGTCGAATTGCAGGCGCAAGCGATTACCCTGTACGGAGATGCGGACCCGGACAGCTATCCCCTGCAAAAGAAACGCCATTCCTTTGAGTTTTTACGCACGATTGCCCATTTGCGCCCCCGCACCAATACTTTTGGGGCCGTCCTGCGGATTCGCAACCACTGTGCGGTCGCCATCCATCGGTTTTTCCAGGAGCGGGGATTTGTGTGGGCGCACACCCCTATTTTGACCGCCAGCGACTGTGAGGGGGCGGGGGAATTGTTTACCGTCACCCAGTTTGACCTGCGTCACCCCAACCGCATTCCCCAAAATCCGCAGGGGGAGGGGGATTTTTCCCAGGACTTTTTTGGTCGTCCGGCCTATCTCACGGTCAGCGGTCAATTGGAGGCGGAAATCCTGGCGACCGCCCTGACCAAGGTTTATACCTTTGGGCCAACCTTTCGGGCGGAAAACTCGAATACATCCCGGCATTTGGCGGAATTTTGGATGATTGAGCCGGAGATGGCTTTTTGCGATTTGCAGGGGGATATGGATTTGGCGGAAGCCTTTTTGCAATATGTATTTCGTTATGTTTTGGAACAGGGGATCAGCGACCTGGAATTTTTCCAACAACGGATTGATAGCACGGTTTTGGACACGGCACAGAATATCATCCAACAACCCTTTGCCCGGTTGAGCTATACGGAAGCGATTGAGCAATTACAAAAATCAGGAAAATCTTTTGAGTATCCGGTAAAATGGGGGATGGATTTACAATCAGAACATGAGCGATATTTGGCGGAAGAATTGTACAAAAAACCGGTGATTGTGTATAACTATCCGATGGAAATCAAAGCCTTTTATATGCGGTTGAATGAGGATGAAAAAACCGTTGCCGCTATGGATGTTTTGGTTCCCAGGGTTGGGGAATTGATTGGGGGTTCCCAACGGGAAGAACGCTACGATGTATTATTAAAACGGTTAGAAAATCAGGGTTTAGACCCCCAGACCTATTGGTGGTATTTGGATTTACGCCGTTATGGTACGGTGCCCCATGCGGGCTTTGGTTTGGGGTTTGAGCGGTTGATTCAATTTATGACGGGGATGGGTAATATTCGGGATGTGATTCCCTTCCCTCGCACGCCGGATGGGATTGATTTTTAG
- a CDS encoding Mrp/NBP35 family ATP-binding protein, translating to MSQTVTPQQVLDVLRPVQDPELRRSLVELNMIRQVQIQAGRVSFNLVLTTPACPLRQLIEDDCRQAVLSLPGIKQVEIVTTAETPQQKSLPQRQGVPGVRNIVAIASGKGGVGKSTVAVNVAVALAQTGARVGLLDADIYGPNDPLMLGVSQQRLVVADSPQGEVLTPAENHGVKLVSMAFLVTPAQPIIWRGPMLNGVIRQFLYQVQWGELDYLLVDLPPGTGDAQLTLAQAVPMAGAVIVTTPQTVSVADARRGLEMFRQLGVPILGVVENMSYFIPPDAPERRYAIFGEGGGTQLAQSLGVPLLGQIPLELPVRTGGDAGMPVVVAQPELASAVALRELAGRVAARVSVLALTTD from the coding sequence ATGAGCCAGACGGTCACCCCCCAGCAGGTGTTGGATGTGTTGCGCCCGGTGCAAGACCCGGAACTGCGCCGGAGTTTGGTGGAACTGAATATGATCCGCCAGGTGCAGATACAGGCGGGGCGGGTGTCGTTTAATCTGGTTTTGACCACCCCAGCGTGTCCCCTGCGCCAATTGATCGAGGATGACTGTCGTCAGGCAGTCTTGAGCTTGCCGGGGATCAAGCAGGTGGAAATTGTCACGACGGCGGAAACCCCCCAGCAAAAGTCCCTTCCCCAGCGCCAGGGGGTACCGGGGGTACGGAATATCGTGGCGATTGCCAGCGGTAAGGGCGGGGTCGGCAAAAGCACTGTGGCGGTGAATGTGGCGGTAGCCTTGGCGCAAACCGGGGCGAGGGTGGGGTTATTGGATGCGGATATTTATGGTCCCAATGACCCGCTCATGTTGGGCGTCAGTCAACAGCGGCTGGTGGTGGCGGACAGTCCCCAGGGGGAGGTACTCACCCCGGCGGAAAATCATGGGGTCAAGCTGGTGTCTATGGCTTTTTTGGTCACTCCGGCGCAACCCATCATTTGGCGGGGACCGATGCTCAACGGGGTGATTCGCCAATTCCTTTACCAGGTGCAGTGGGGGGAATTGGATTACTTGCTGGTGGATTTACCCCCCGGTACCGGGGATGCCCAGTTGACCTTGGCGCAGGCGGTGCCGATGGCGGGGGCAGTCATTGTCACGACACCCCAAACCGTATCGGTCGCCGATGCCCGCCGGGGGTTGGAAATGTTCCGCCAGTTGGGGGTACCCATCCTGGGGGTGGTGGAAAACATGAGCTACTTTATCCCGCCCGATGCCCCGGAGCGACGCTATGCCATTTTTGGGGAAGGCGGCGGCACCCAGTTGGCACAAAGTTTGGGGGTACCCCTGTTGGGGCAAATTCCCCTGGAACTGCCGGTACGCACGGGGGGGGATGCGGGAATGCCAGTGGTGGTTGCCCAACCGGAATTAGCCTCAGCGGTGGCTCTGCGGGAACTGGCGGGGCGGGTGGCGGCGCGAGTGTCCGTTTTAGCCTTGACCACGGATTAA
- a CDS encoding HEAT repeat domain-containing protein encodes MDVPEPESLEQLKQRLNRAAEPGELLAAVQGLSAYGDQPEVIPLLIGVLGYNNPRVAQVAMGGLLRAGRRAVPELLQRLDGYNYGARAYAIRVLAQIGDPRALDVLEEAARADFAPSVRRAALRGLGSMVWDSLPQPEAAQTQVLQTLEAVSRDGDWGIRYAVIVAVELWWQSGNVPAPLRPRLDALLQHFTQDSDPVVQARAQFSLHRRDK; translated from the coding sequence ATGGATGTTCCCGAACCAGAATCCCTAGAACAGTTAAAACAACGGCTGAACCGGGCGGCTGAACCGGGGGAACTGTTGGCGGCGGTGCAGGGGTTGAGCGCATACGGCGACCAACCGGAGGTGATTCCCCTGCTGATCGGGGTCTTGGGGTACAACAACCCCAGGGTGGCGCAGGTGGCGATGGGGGGGTTACTGCGGGCGGGACGGCGGGCGGTGCCGGAGCTGCTGCAACGGTTGGATGGGTACAACTACGGGGCACGAGCCTATGCCATACGGGTTTTGGCGCAGATTGGCGACCCCCGGGCGTTGGATGTGCTGGAGGAGGCGGCCCGTGCGGATTTTGCCCCCAGTGTACGGCGGGCGGCTTTGCGGGGATTGGGGAGCATGGTTTGGGATAGTCTCCCCCAACCGGAGGCGGCGCAAACCCAGGTGCTACAGACCCTAGAGGCAGTGAGCCGGGATGGGGACTGGGGGATTCGGTATGCGGTGATTGTGGCTGTGGAATTGTGGTGGCAATCGGGGAATGTACCTGCACCTTTGCGCCCTCGTTTGGATGCCCTGCTGCAACATTTCACCCAGGATAGTGACCCGGTGGTACAAGCCCGTGCCCAATTTAGCCTGCACCGACGGGATAAGTGA